The Corynebacterium auriscanis genome includes the window TTCTAGGCCAGAGCGGTATCAGCGGGGTTTCCTACTTCTAGGCCAGAGCGGTATCGGCGCGGTTTTCTACTTCTTTTCGGGCGCGGTATCGGCGCGATTTTTTTCTTTCTCGGCTGGAGCGGTATCGGCGGGGCTTTCTCCTTCTTCGCCAGAGCGGTATCGGCGCGGTAGTGGGAGGGTTCCTACTTCTTGATCGGGTCCGTCTTCACCAACTGCTCCGCGAGCTGCTGCGCGTCAGCGTCCTGCCCCATGTACTCAATCATCCAGCGAACATCGCCACGATCTGCCACCCACAATGGCCGTGCATGCTCTCCGCGCAACACAGTCCACTCCACCCCGCTGATCTGCTTCTTCTCGGTTTCCTCGCGGGGGTCATCCTTCGGCTTCATTGCCGCTTTCATATCAGCTTTGGTCTGGGTAAGCGAGATGTATTTCTCCCCGTCAATGACCCACCCGACCAGGCTGGATGGCTCCTGACCGACAGAGGTGCGTCGCGCGGAATTCGGTACCCAGTTATCGGGCATCTCTGGGTAGCGAATGGGAACACTCAAACTACGGGCATCCATGGTCAGCGCGGTTTTTGCATCGATTTCTTGCACTGGACCGGATTTATCCGGACCGCCCGGGTTGTATGAACACAGTCCTGTAAAACCCACGGTCAAGAACGTGGCCAAAAGAAGCACCCCAAGCGACAAGATCATGTCCTTGGTGGATTGGAAAACGCGGGGCTTTTGAATCTGCACGGCGCCCATTATCGCACCGTCACCGCCCTGCCCCCAATTTTAGGTAGCGCCTTCCACACCTCAGACCCGTCAGATGGAACAATGAGAATGAACTAAACAACCCACTTTCAACAGGAAAAGAGTTGATCAATATGATCCCCGAGGTCGACCCAGCAGTCTCGCCTAACCCCGACGCGCCAGATCGAAATCTTGCGATGGAACTGGTGCGCGTGACGGAAGCTGCGGCGCTGGCATCCGGAAAGTGGGTTGGCCGGGGTCAGAAGGAGTCTGGCGACGGTGCTGCCGTGGATGCCATGCGCATGATGATCAACTCCGTCGAAATGGACGGCGTGGTTGTCATCGGTGAGGGCGAAAAGGACGAAGCCCCCATGCTCTACAACGGCGAAAAGGTGGGAACCGGTCGTGGCTCAGCTGTCGACATCGCCGTGGACCCTGTCGACGGCACCACCCTCATGGCAGAGGGGCGCCCGAACGCGATCGCAGTGATCGCCGCCGCTGAACGGGGCAGCATGTACGACCCATCCGCCGTCTTCTACATGGAGAAAATCGCCGTGGGTCCTGAAGCTGCCGGGCTCATC containing:
- a CDS encoding DUF4245 domain-containing protein, which produces MGAVQIQKPRVFQSTKDMILSLGVLLLATFLTVGFTGLCSYNPGGPDKSGPVQEIDAKTALTMDARSLSVPIRYPEMPDNWVPNSARRTSVGQEPSSLVGWVIDGEKYISLTQTKADMKAAMKPKDDPREETEKKQISGVEWTVLRGEHARPLWVADRGDVRWMIEYMGQDADAQQLAEQLVKTDPIKK